CTTCCTTCCAACGAATCCAATGGGTATCTTAATGGATAGGATTTATTGTCATGCAATACTATTTGTTTACCACATTTTTCTGTCAAATTAATAACTAATGGCGCAAGTAAATTAATAGTGGAATCCTTTAATGTTTCCTTCATTGTGACAACTGCGTATGTTAAAATATCTTTTTCATTTTCTATTTGTAATTGCTCTATGTCCTCTTCACTTAATTCAAAGCTGTAGTCTTTTTTAAATGCGAATGGGTATGCGACGACAAAGCCTATATCTTCTTGTTCAATCGATTGTAACAATACTAATGGGTGTTCTTCAGAGATAGGTATAAGTATAAATTTCTTAAATTCTTCTAATCCGAGTAATCCCAGCTTAAATGTCAGGATGTCTTGTTCATCAATTTCGACTTCCCCTAAAAATTTAGTAGCAATTTTCATATTTTTCGTGCACTCCTTTAAACGATAACATCAATGTCAACATCTGGTCTTTGTATCATTGTACCAGTTACTTTACCTGGTGTGTATTCATGGATCGGTTTATTCACTTGTGCGTCAATTATTGGTTCTCTACGCTGAATGTTGACGTCGGTTGTACCTGGCGTATAGTCAATTTTAACAGATCCAACAGATGGCACAAATTTTATATTAAATTGAACACGGTGTGGACCATGGTTTTGTTTGGCGATATTTTGGATTGTTGCTCTTCCTTGATCTTTGCCGGCAGCCTCCATCATTTGTCGGCCTTCTTTTGCTCTGCGTGCCATGCCCTTCATTGCCTCTTGTTTACCTTTTTGCGCATAATTTGCACTTGATTCTAATGGTCCAATTAAGCCTAAATCACGTCTTGCTTGGGATGAATCAATTTTCAATACAC
The genomic region above belongs to Lysinibacillus sp. FSL W8-0992 and contains:
- the fliW gene encoding flagellar assembly protein FliW, which produces MKIATKFLGEVEIDEQDILTFKLGLLGLEEFKKFILIPISEEHPLVLLQSIEQEDIGFVVAYPFAFKKDYSFELSEEDIEQLQIENEKDILTYAVVTMKETLKDSTINLLAPLVINLTEKCGKQIVLHDNKSYPLRYPLDSLEGSAK
- a CDS encoding DUF6470 family protein, yielding MRLPQIQIRTTDAQIDLNISKPQQYIKQPSATQHIEQPAAILDINTTRGVLKIDSSQARRDLGLIGPLESSANYAQKGKQEAMKGMARRAKEGRQMMEAAGKDQGRATIQNIAKQNHGPHRVQFNIKFVPSVGSVKIDYTPGTTDVNIQRREPIIDAQVNKPIHEYTPGKVTGTMIQRPDVDIDVIV